From Pseudarthrobacter equi, a single genomic window includes:
- a CDS encoding IclR family transcriptional regulator, whose product MVSTMTPAKTSQKDAADNDAAGDNGSAGTGTNGGADAKGASVVVNAIAVLRTFSAEEPLLGVTEIAGRVGMHKSSVSRILATLEQEGLVERDPETRRFRLGLGLIAVAGPLLAEMDERRVAYPVLRRLTEQTGETSALMLWNGDEAICVEQIASPHQIKHTTPLGARYRDAMSASVQVFLAHQPAERVRELLRSGAVTFPGMDDAGLAAYEARLKEVAGRGWAGNYGESSMDEVGVAAPAYDHRGDVTAVVLIPAPRFRVSRERLEDLGEACMAAAAQVTTRLGGRASQNS is encoded by the coding sequence ATGGTGTCCACCATGACTCCTGCAAAGACCAGCCAAAAAGACGCAGCAGACAACGACGCCGCAGGTGACAACGGCAGCGCCGGCACCGGCACCAATGGCGGTGCGGACGCCAAAGGTGCCTCCGTCGTCGTCAACGCCATCGCCGTGCTGCGCACCTTCAGCGCCGAGGAACCCCTGCTGGGAGTCACCGAAATCGCGGGCCGCGTGGGCATGCACAAGAGTTCCGTTTCCCGGATTCTGGCCACCCTGGAGCAGGAAGGCCTGGTGGAACGGGACCCCGAAACCCGCCGGTTCCGCCTGGGCCTGGGATTGATCGCCGTGGCCGGGCCGTTGCTGGCGGAAATGGACGAGCGCCGCGTGGCGTACCCGGTGCTGCGGCGGCTCACCGAGCAGACGGGGGAGACCAGCGCCCTCATGCTCTGGAACGGCGACGAGGCAATCTGCGTGGAACAGATCGCCAGCCCCCACCAGATCAAACACACCACGCCCCTGGGCGCGCGCTACCGGGACGCCATGAGCGCCTCGGTCCAGGTCTTCCTCGCCCACCAGCCCGCCGAGCGGGTCCGCGAACTCCTGCGCAGCGGCGCCGTCACCTTCCCGGGAATGGACGACGCCGGACTGGCGGCTTACGAAGCCCGGCTCAAGGAAGTTGCGGGGCGTGGCTGGGCCGGGAACTACGGCGAGTCCTCCATGGACGAAGTGGGGGTCGCCGCGCCTGCCTACGACCACCGCGGCGACGTCACCGCCGTCGTGCTCATACCAGCCCCAAGGTTCCGCGTGTCACGCGAACGGCTGGAAGACCTCGGCGAAGCCTGCATGGCCGCGGCCGCCCAGGTCACCACCCGGCTTGGCGGGCGCGCCAGCCAGAACTCGTAA
- a CDS encoding MFS transporter — protein sequence MSHETTPPQAGVIAKDADGSALAGGGVSPLTPSKDVRRRVVTASFIGNFVEWFDYAVYGYLAAVISSVFFPEADRQTALLATFGVFAVSFFVRPLGGFFWGHIGDKLGRRKALSLSIVIMSVSTFCIALIPGYASIGLMAPVLLLLIRIVQGFSAAGEYAGASAFLVEYAPANRRGLYAAVVPASTAAGLLLGSLIAALLSSVLTTEQLHEWGWRLPFLLAAPMGLIGRYIRTKLEDTPAFRELAAKEGTEEKAPALAMFKTYRKQLVIACGAVLLNAVGFYVILSYMPTYLSEELGFGPTESFLATTIALASYIGFIFLTGMASDVFGRKRMLITASILFMVLTVPAFMLLETGDFLVIVLVQILLGGMLTLNDGTLPSFLAELFPTKVRYSGFAVSFNLSNALFGGTAPFMATLLIAMTQSKIAPGWYLVAASAVSLAAVLFATETSRKPLKHL from the coding sequence ATGAGTCACGAAACAACACCGCCCCAGGCGGGAGTCATCGCCAAAGATGCCGATGGTTCCGCACTGGCAGGCGGCGGCGTTAGCCCCCTAACGCCCAGCAAGGACGTACGACGCCGGGTGGTCACCGCGAGCTTCATCGGCAACTTCGTTGAATGGTTCGATTACGCCGTCTACGGCTACCTCGCCGCTGTCATCTCATCGGTTTTCTTCCCGGAAGCGGACCGGCAGACGGCGCTGCTGGCCACTTTCGGCGTCTTCGCGGTCTCGTTCTTCGTCCGGCCGCTGGGCGGTTTCTTCTGGGGCCACATCGGCGACAAACTCGGCAGGCGGAAGGCCCTGTCCCTGTCCATCGTCATCATGTCCGTCTCGACGTTCTGCATCGCGCTGATTCCCGGCTACGCATCCATCGGGCTGATGGCTCCGGTCCTGCTCCTCCTCATCCGCATCGTCCAGGGCTTCTCAGCCGCCGGCGAGTATGCGGGCGCCTCGGCCTTTCTGGTGGAGTACGCCCCGGCGAACCGGCGCGGCCTCTACGCTGCCGTGGTTCCGGCCAGCACCGCGGCCGGCCTGCTCCTGGGCTCCCTCATAGCGGCTCTCCTGAGCTCGGTGCTCACCACAGAGCAGTTGCACGAGTGGGGCTGGCGGCTGCCGTTCCTGCTGGCTGCCCCCATGGGGCTCATCGGACGCTACATCCGCACCAAACTCGAGGACACCCCGGCCTTCCGGGAACTGGCCGCGAAGGAAGGCACCGAAGAGAAGGCCCCCGCGCTGGCCATGTTCAAGACCTACCGGAAGCAGCTCGTCATCGCCTGCGGCGCGGTACTGCTCAACGCCGTGGGCTTCTACGTCATCCTCAGCTACATGCCCACCTACCTCTCCGAGGAACTGGGCTTCGGCCCCACCGAGTCCTTCCTGGCCACCACCATTGCCCTGGCCAGCTACATCGGATTCATCTTCCTTACCGGCATGGCCTCGGACGTCTTTGGCCGCAAACGGATGCTCATCACGGCATCCATCCTTTTCATGGTCCTTACCGTTCCGGCGTTCATGCTGCTGGAAACCGGAGATTTCCTGGTCATCGTCCTGGTCCAGATCCTCCTGGGCGGCATGCTCACCCTGAACGACGGAACACTCCCCAGCTTCCTGGCCGAGCTGTTCCCCACCAAGGTCCGCTACAGCGGGTTTGCCGTCAGCTTCAACCTCTCCAACGCCCTCTTCGGTGGCACCGCGCCGTTCATGGCCACCCTGCTGATCGCCATGACCCAGAGCAAGATCGCCCCAGGCTGGTACCTGGTTGCAGCTTCGGCCGTGTCCCTGGCGGCAGTCCTGTTCGCCACTGAGACGTCGCGAAAGCCCCTGAAGCACCTCTGA
- a CDS encoding aminopeptidase P family protein — protein sequence MTITADIASSIADLERLKVLHNGTKGKLTFSDAEFERRLGGLRQIMAAKSLDAVILTSYHGIKYYSDFLFTTFGRNYALVVTADDSVTITANIDAGMPWRTSYGENIVYTDWRRDNFYFGLQEALRQRGVKATRLGVEDDFLPGLTREKIAAAFPGAQLLDVSQDAMRQRMFKSAEEIEVIKHGARIGDLGGEAIRNAIREGISEYEVALIGTEAMVHEIAKTFPDREVRDTWVWFQSGINTDGAHNWATTRKLQQGDILSLNCFPMTSGYYTALERTLFLGQPDERSLELWNINVEVHKRGLELIKPGAVCKDIAAELNEIYISHGLLANRTFGYGHSFGVLSHYYGREAGLELREDIDTVLEPGMVVSMEPMITVADGQPGAGGYREHDILVIGEDNSVENITKFPFGPEKNIIEA from the coding sequence GTGACTATCACCGCCGATATCGCCTCGTCCATCGCCGACCTCGAGCGCCTCAAGGTCCTCCACAACGGCACCAAGGGCAAGCTCACCTTCTCCGACGCCGAGTTCGAGCGCCGCCTGGGCGGCCTCCGCCAGATCATGGCCGCCAAGAGCCTGGATGCCGTCATCCTGACCAGCTACCACGGCATTAAGTACTACTCCGATTTCCTGTTCACCACGTTCGGCCGCAACTACGCCCTGGTGGTCACCGCCGACGACTCGGTCACCATCACCGCGAACATCGACGCCGGAATGCCGTGGCGCACCTCCTACGGCGAGAACATCGTCTACACCGACTGGCGCCGGGACAACTTCTACTTCGGCCTGCAGGAAGCACTGCGCCAGCGCGGCGTCAAGGCAACCCGCCTCGGCGTCGAGGATGACTTCCTCCCCGGTCTGACCCGCGAGAAGATCGCCGCCGCGTTCCCGGGCGCACAGCTCCTGGACGTCTCGCAGGACGCCATGCGCCAGCGCATGTTCAAGTCCGCCGAGGAGATCGAGGTCATCAAGCACGGTGCCCGCATCGGCGACCTGGGCGGCGAGGCCATCCGCAACGCCATCCGCGAAGGCATCTCCGAGTACGAGGTTGCCCTGATCGGCACCGAGGCCATGGTGCACGAGATCGCCAAGACCTTCCCGGACCGGGAAGTCCGTGACACCTGGGTGTGGTTCCAGTCCGGCATCAACACCGACGGTGCCCACAACTGGGCCACCACCCGCAAGCTGCAGCAGGGCGACATCCTCTCGCTCAACTGCTTCCCCATGACCTCCGGCTACTACACCGCCCTGGAGCGCACCCTCTTCCTGGGCCAGCCGGATGAGCGTTCCCTGGAACTGTGGAACATCAACGTGGAGGTGCACAAGCGCGGCCTGGAACTCATCAAGCCCGGTGCCGTCTGCAAGGACATCGCCGCGGAACTGAACGAGATCTACATCAGCCACGGGCTGCTGGCCAACCGCACCTTCGGCTACGGCCACTCCTTCGGCGTCCTCAGCCACTACTACGGCCGCGAAGCCGGGCTGGAACTGCGCGAGGACATCGATACCGTCCTGGAGCCCGGCATGGTGGTCTCCATGGAGCCCATGATCACCGTGGCCGACGGCCAGCCGGGCGCCGGCGGCTACCGCGAGCACGACATCCTGGTCATCGGCGAGGACAACTCGGTGGAGAACATCACCAAGTTCCCGTTCGGCCCGGAGAAGAACATCATCGAGGCCTAA
- a CDS encoding dihydrodipicolinate synthase family protein codes for MQQPLAPNNLAPDALPAGVWGVVATPFQGSTLDVDLDSLSELVEHYEAIGATGLTVLGVFGEAAALTAEERRHVLETVVECTSLPLVVGVTALATRPAIEEVRAAQEMAGGRLAAVMVQANSARADAVIAHLDAIHRATGAKVVLQDYPLASGVSIATAALISVVNACPFVIAVKAEAPPTSVAIAELSAAVGVSIFGGLGGQGLLDELQAGAAGAMTGFSYPEALIACVAAWQDRGYEAARTELLQYLPLINFEQQAKVALAIRKECLRERGLIKDSGVRAPAAAFPESLRDAMHTHLSEAADALGNAKARAQAQSPALTPARSY; via the coding sequence ATGCAGCAACCCCTTGCGCCCAACAACCTGGCCCCTGACGCACTGCCCGCAGGCGTGTGGGGTGTGGTGGCCACGCCCTTCCAGGGCAGTACCCTCGACGTGGACCTGGACAGCCTGTCCGAACTGGTGGAGCACTACGAAGCCATCGGCGCCACGGGCCTCACCGTCCTGGGCGTGTTCGGCGAAGCCGCCGCACTGACGGCTGAGGAACGGCGCCACGTCCTGGAAACCGTTGTCGAATGCACGTCGCTTCCGCTGGTGGTGGGAGTGACGGCGCTGGCCACCAGGCCGGCCATCGAGGAGGTCCGGGCGGCGCAGGAGATGGCTGGGGGACGCCTGGCAGCAGTGATGGTCCAGGCCAACTCGGCCCGGGCGGATGCGGTGATTGCCCATCTGGATGCCATCCACCGCGCCACCGGCGCCAAGGTGGTGCTGCAGGACTACCCGCTGGCCAGCGGCGTCAGCATCGCCACGGCCGCACTGATCTCCGTGGTCAACGCCTGCCCGTTCGTCATCGCCGTCAAAGCCGAGGCCCCGCCCACCAGTGTGGCCATCGCCGAGCTGAGCGCCGCCGTCGGCGTCTCCATCTTTGGCGGCCTGGGCGGGCAGGGGCTGCTGGACGAACTCCAAGCCGGCGCGGCGGGAGCCATGACCGGATTCTCCTACCCGGAGGCGCTGATCGCCTGCGTCGCCGCATGGCAGGACCGGGGCTACGAAGCCGCCCGCACCGAACTGCTGCAGTACCTGCCGCTGATCAACTTCGAACAGCAGGCCAAGGTGGCGCTCGCCATCCGGAAGGAATGCCTCCGCGAACGCGGCCTGATCAAGGACTCCGGAGTCCGGGCCCCGGCGGCAGCCTTCCCCGAAAGCCTGCGCGACGCCATGCACACCCACCTCAGCGAGGCCGCCGATGCGCTCGGCAACGCCAAGGCCCGGGCACAAGCACAATCCCCGGCACTGACCCCAGCAAGGAGCTACTGA
- a CDS encoding SDR family oxidoreductase yields the protein MDLGIAGKTALVAASTGGLGLAVARALAAEGVRVAIVGRRRDRAKEIVAELQAAYGTGSGANTAGFDTVAIEADLTTPEGIGSAVEHTVADLGPIDILVLNGPGPRPGAAATLTAEDMAAAFDLLVKPHHALVSHVLPGMRERRWGRILAIGSSGVTAPLPNLAISNTGRAALAGYLKTLAAEVALDEVTVNLLLPGRIATDRVTQLDQAAAKRRATTLEEIQLESRKTIPARRYGEPAEFGAAAAFLCSAPASYITGVALRCDGGLIRSL from the coding sequence ATGGATCTCGGAATCGCCGGCAAAACTGCCCTGGTGGCCGCCTCCACAGGCGGGCTTGGCCTGGCCGTGGCCCGGGCGCTTGCTGCGGAGGGCGTCCGCGTGGCCATCGTGGGCCGGCGCCGGGACCGCGCCAAGGAGATCGTGGCCGAACTCCAGGCCGCGTACGGAACCGGCAGCGGCGCCAACACTGCCGGATTCGACACCGTGGCCATCGAAGCGGACCTGACCACGCCGGAGGGCATCGGATCAGCCGTCGAGCACACCGTGGCGGACCTCGGCCCCATCGACATCCTGGTGCTCAACGGCCCCGGGCCCAGGCCGGGTGCCGCAGCGACGCTCACTGCGGAAGACATGGCAGCCGCCTTCGATCTCCTGGTCAAGCCGCACCACGCCCTGGTGTCCCACGTCCTGCCGGGCATGCGCGAGCGGCGGTGGGGGAGAATCCTCGCCATCGGCTCCAGCGGCGTCACCGCGCCGCTGCCCAACCTGGCCATCTCCAACACCGGACGGGCCGCGCTGGCCGGTTACCTGAAAACCCTCGCAGCGGAAGTGGCCCTGGACGAGGTCACGGTGAACCTCCTGCTGCCCGGCCGGATCGCCACGGACCGGGTCACCCAGCTGGACCAGGCCGCAGCGAAGCGCCGCGCCACCACGCTCGAGGAGATCCAGCTCGAATCCCGCAAGACTATCCCTGCCCGCCGCTACGGGGAACCCGCCGAGTTCGGTGCGGCCGCCGCCTTCCTGTGCAGCGCGCCGGCGTCGTACATCACCGGCGTGGCGCTCCGCTGCGACGGCGGCCTGATCCGCAGCCTCTAG
- a CDS encoding purine-cytosine permease family protein — MQEKLSSSAQRRAGSDANGHTDHSTTDHSTTDHSTTDHSATDHSTTDHEAWLQPIPESARTRKVSGQFWIWAGANLAPINWVLGALGIHLGLGFADTVTVLVLGNLIGMLLFGCFVLLGQKTGATGMVLARAAFGRRGNYLPAAIQALLVIGWCAVNTWIILDLVMALFGTLGWVDPEAHNYAWKIGVATTIMAAQVAIAWFGYKAIAAFEKWTVPPTIIILAVMSAVAWFGMKIDWGYAGPAGNILEGSERIAAMSAVMTAIGIGWGITWFTYAADYSRFVSTSVPKKKVYLASVLGQFIPVVWLGILGASLATNSGEVDPGKLIVQNFGVMALPVLLMVLHGPIATNILNIYTFSVATQALDISISRRKLNLFVGVFSLAAVVFFIFQENFAEVLDAWLIGLVAWVAAWGGVMLVHYFWLEKRWPGGTERLFDGIGTRRFPGVNWAGVTSLLAGIFATWLFMYGLVPAMQGPIAVALGGWDLSWLAGGLTSAGVYAILGPKVHRRYVTGASTGTDANPAAAPAAENPDSAAALPVI; from the coding sequence ATGCAAGAAAAGCTTTCTTCTTCAGCGCAAAGGCGCGCTGGTTCTGACGCAAACGGCCACACAGACCACTCCACCACCGACCACTCCACCACTGACCACTCCACCACCGACCACTCCGCCACTGACCACTCCACCACCGACCACGAAGCCTGGCTCCAGCCCATCCCGGAATCCGCCCGCACCCGCAAGGTGTCCGGCCAGTTCTGGATCTGGGCCGGCGCCAACCTGGCACCCATCAACTGGGTCCTCGGGGCGCTCGGGATCCACCTGGGACTCGGCTTCGCGGACACCGTCACCGTCCTTGTCCTCGGCAACCTGATCGGCATGCTGCTCTTCGGCTGCTTCGTACTTCTGGGCCAGAAAACCGGAGCCACCGGCATGGTCCTGGCCCGCGCAGCCTTCGGCCGGCGCGGAAACTACCTCCCCGCCGCCATCCAGGCGCTGCTGGTAATCGGATGGTGCGCAGTCAACACCTGGATCATCCTTGACCTGGTAATGGCACTCTTCGGAACGCTCGGCTGGGTGGACCCCGAAGCCCACAACTACGCCTGGAAGATTGGCGTGGCCACCACCATCATGGCTGCCCAGGTTGCCATTGCCTGGTTCGGCTACAAAGCCATCGCCGCCTTCGAAAAGTGGACGGTGCCGCCCACCATCATCATCCTCGCGGTCATGTCCGCCGTGGCCTGGTTCGGCATGAAGATCGACTGGGGCTACGCCGGCCCCGCGGGCAACATCCTCGAAGGCTCGGAACGCATCGCAGCCATGAGCGCCGTGATGACCGCCATCGGCATCGGCTGGGGCATCACCTGGTTCACCTACGCCGCTGACTACTCCCGCTTCGTCAGCACCTCGGTTCCCAAAAAGAAGGTCTACCTGGCCTCGGTCCTGGGCCAGTTCATCCCGGTGGTCTGGCTGGGCATCCTTGGCGCCAGCCTTGCCACGAACAGCGGCGAAGTTGACCCCGGAAAGCTGATCGTCCAGAACTTCGGCGTCATGGCGCTGCCGGTCCTGCTGATGGTGCTGCACGGCCCCATCGCCACCAACATCCTGAACATCTACACCTTCTCGGTCGCCACGCAGGCCCTGGACATCTCCATCAGCCGCCGCAAGCTCAACCTGTTCGTCGGCGTCTTCTCCCTCGCCGCCGTCGTGTTCTTCATCTTCCAGGAGAACTTCGCCGAGGTGCTGGACGCCTGGCTGATCGGCTTGGTGGCCTGGGTGGCTGCCTGGGGCGGCGTCATGCTGGTGCACTACTTCTGGCTTGAGAAGCGCTGGCCGGGCGGAACCGAGCGGCTCTTCGACGGCATCGGCACGCGCCGCTTCCCGGGCGTCAACTGGGCCGGCGTCACCTCGCTCCTGGCCGGCATCTTCGCCACCTGGCTGTTCATGTACGGCCTGGTCCCCGCCATGCAGGGCCCCATCGCCGTGGCACTGGGCGGCTGGGACCTCTCCTGGCTGGCCGGCGGACTCACCAGCGCCGGCGTCTACGCAATCCTCGGCCCGAAGGTCCACCGCCGCTACGTCACCGGCGCCAGCACCGGCACCGACGCCAATCCCGCGGCTGCCCCGGCCGCCGAAAACCCGGACAGCGCCGCAGCACTCCCGGTCATCTGA
- a CDS encoding PucR family transcriptional regulator: protein MSVSLGEILAHPALSAADPVVHPLGTDTSAQPVRWVHSSEVLDIAPLLRGGELLLCGGITLATATPARRGDYVRELAQRGIAALAIETGGVLPEVPADMLETAAEYGLPVVELRKVVPFVGVMQAINSILVSESAGHLHQADAATRAMAAELAHGASLDKILGVLAGITASAVRLVSPWGVDLGSALPEGLDAAEREASHDAGTDSGGTADGGAGGGREGHGGGAMHDGGADSGAAGDAVGTHHGTNPAGAGEVTGTPDRPDVPAAPEPPAGTVMSVDIPVRGVLMGRLEVLVPHGGDTALAQVAGERAVDILGLALLQHTPPGLHAQAGAELMRAVLTSAPEWRLEQLAPGAGFPLDSPLVVAAVHAASPQEMRGAIEAFLGAGRIPSAAYLDDAELVVMAGLPCADTARVRRELLASLQGLEGNHDAVISVGPMVDGVADAAWSLAEARRALDVRQVRRRNASPRRRPPAHGLVVLDADDAAVESLALTGLPASAREAFVNHHLRAVLQHDAQRQSQLMETLQVWLDSGCNTAQSARELHLERQSMHHRLQRIFDLCGGDPRGTGRLAALHLAVRMAGLP, encoded by the coding sequence GTGTCAGTGTCTCTTGGTGAAATACTCGCCCACCCAGCCCTCAGCGCAGCCGATCCGGTGGTCCATCCGCTGGGCACGGACACCTCCGCACAGCCGGTTCGCTGGGTGCACTCAAGCGAAGTCTTGGACATCGCGCCGCTGCTGCGCGGCGGTGAGCTGCTGCTGTGCGGCGGCATCACCCTGGCAACGGCCACTCCCGCCAGGCGCGGGGACTACGTCCGGGAACTGGCACAACGCGGCATTGCGGCCCTCGCCATCGAGACCGGCGGAGTGCTTCCCGAGGTTCCCGCCGACATGCTGGAAACGGCGGCCGAATACGGGCTACCGGTGGTGGAGCTGCGCAAGGTGGTGCCGTTCGTGGGCGTTATGCAGGCCATCAACTCCATCCTGGTCAGCGAGTCGGCGGGGCACCTGCACCAGGCGGACGCCGCCACCCGGGCCATGGCCGCCGAGCTGGCCCACGGCGCGTCTCTGGACAAGATCCTTGGCGTCCTGGCCGGCATCACTGCGTCCGCGGTCCGCCTGGTTTCTCCGTGGGGCGTTGACCTGGGCAGCGCACTGCCGGAAGGTTTGGACGCAGCGGAACGCGAGGCTTCGCACGACGCCGGCACGGACAGCGGAGGGACGGCCGACGGCGGTGCAGGGGGCGGCAGGGAAGGCCACGGCGGCGGTGCGATGCACGACGGCGGCGCGGACAGCGGCGCGGCAGGCGACGCCGTCGGGACTCACCACGGCACGAACCCGGCCGGGGCAGGCGAGGTCACCGGGACGCCGGACCGTCCCGACGTGCCCGCAGCTCCCGAGCCGCCCGCCGGGACTGTCATGAGCGTGGACATCCCGGTGCGCGGTGTCCTGATGGGCAGGCTGGAGGTGCTGGTGCCGCACGGCGGGGACACTGCGCTGGCGCAGGTGGCCGGGGAACGCGCCGTCGACATCCTTGGCCTGGCGCTGCTGCAGCACACCCCGCCCGGCCTGCACGCCCAGGCTGGCGCCGAGCTCATGCGCGCCGTCCTCACATCCGCCCCCGAATGGCGCCTGGAACAGCTGGCCCCGGGGGCAGGGTTCCCGCTTGATTCGCCGCTGGTGGTGGCAGCCGTCCACGCAGCGTCCCCGCAGGAAATGCGCGGAGCCATCGAGGCGTTCCTGGGCGCCGGCCGGATCCCCAGCGCCGCCTACCTGGACGATGCGGAACTCGTGGTGATGGCCGGGCTCCCCTGCGCCGACACAGCCCGGGTGCGCCGTGAGCTGCTTGCTTCGCTGCAGGGCTTGGAAGGCAACCACGACGCGGTGATCTCCGTCGGCCCGATGGTTGACGGGGTGGCCGATGCCGCTTGGTCCCTGGCCGAGGCACGCCGCGCCCTGGATGTGCGCCAGGTGCGGCGCCGCAACGCCTCACCGCGCAGGCGGCCGCCGGCCCACGGCCTGGTGGTGCTCGACGCCGACGACGCAGCCGTGGAGAGCCTGGCGCTGACGGGGCTGCCGGCATCAGCCCGGGAAGCCTTCGTCAACCACCACCTGCGTGCCGTCCTGCAGCATGATGCGCAACGGCAGTCCCAGCTGATGGAGACGCTGCAGGTCTGGCTCGATTCGGGCTGCAACACGGCCCAGTCGGCCCGCGAACTGCACCTCGAGCGGCAGTCGATGCACCACCGGCTGCAGCGCATCTTCGATCTTTGCGGCGGCGATCCCCGCGGCACCGGCAGGCTGGCGGCGCTGCACCTGGCGGTACGGATGGCCGGCCTGCCCTGA
- a CDS encoding aldehyde dehydrogenase family protein has protein sequence MTSTVIDAETNQSTDSREAITARHLINGQWLGDADTVRMNPARPGEIAAVSPSGTAADVDSAVTAAAAAQPAWAALPAPSRGAILIAAGNLLIERQSAIAEDLVREEGKTLAEAKGEVKRASDVLRFFGSLGWAATGEVLPSGLPDTTITTRREALGVVGLITPWNFPIAIPAWKAAPALISGNAVVIKPAELTPLSATHLARALQDAGLPAGVFNVVHGKGRVVGEALARDARIAGLSFTGSTRVGLGLQEILNARRARVQLEMGGKNGVLVLDDADPAKAAQVVAAGAFGLTGQACTATSRVYVTPGVKEKFLAALVAEASQYTAGDGLDGLDGAGTGGTSRMGAVVSRQQFEQDQEAVRAAVERGATLLHGKYDGDPSGALFFPAAVLTDLPAGDPAVTEEIFGPVVAVLEVPDYEAGLAAINDSRYGLTAGICTDSLALATDFAARAQAGVVKVNRPTAGLDLNVPFGGVKDSSTNTFREQGRSALDFFTWGKTVYTGI, from the coding sequence ATGACCTCCACCGTTATTGACGCCGAAACCAACCAATCCACTGACTCCCGGGAAGCCATCACCGCCCGGCACCTCATCAACGGCCAATGGCTGGGTGACGCGGACACGGTGCGGATGAACCCGGCCCGGCCCGGCGAGATCGCCGCGGTTTCCCCCAGCGGCACCGCTGCGGACGTGGACTCAGCGGTCACCGCAGCGGCGGCGGCCCAGCCTGCCTGGGCGGCGCTGCCCGCACCCTCGCGCGGCGCCATCCTCATCGCCGCCGGCAACCTGCTGATCGAGCGGCAGTCGGCCATCGCCGAGGACCTGGTCCGTGAGGAAGGCAAGACCCTGGCCGAGGCCAAGGGCGAGGTGAAGCGAGCCTCAGACGTGCTGCGGTTCTTCGGTTCGCTGGGCTGGGCGGCCACCGGGGAGGTGCTGCCCAGCGGCCTGCCGGACACCACCATCACCACCCGCCGTGAGGCGTTGGGCGTGGTCGGGCTGATCACGCCGTGGAATTTTCCCATCGCCATCCCCGCCTGGAAGGCCGCCCCCGCGCTGATCAGCGGCAACGCCGTGGTGATCAAGCCAGCCGAGCTGACCCCGCTGTCCGCCACCCACCTGGCCCGGGCCCTGCAGGATGCCGGGCTGCCCGCCGGCGTCTTCAACGTGGTCCACGGTAAGGGCCGTGTTGTGGGGGAGGCGCTGGCCCGGGATGCCCGTATCGCCGGGCTCTCCTTCACCGGTTCCACCCGTGTGGGCCTGGGGCTCCAGGAAATCCTGAACGCGCGCCGCGCCCGCGTCCAGCTTGAGATGGGCGGCAAGAACGGCGTCCTGGTGCTTGATGACGCAGACCCCGCCAAGGCTGCGCAGGTGGTGGCCGCCGGCGCGTTCGGCCTCACCGGCCAGGCCTGCACCGCAACATCGCGGGTCTATGTCACGCCGGGTGTGAAGGAGAAGTTCCTCGCGGCGCTGGTGGCCGAAGCCTCGCAGTACACTGCCGGGGACGGCCTGGACGGCCTGGACGGCGCTGGCACAGGCGGAACATCGCGCATGGGTGCCGTGGTGAGCCGGCAGCAATTCGAGCAGGACCAGGAAGCGGTGCGCGCCGCCGTCGAACGCGGTGCCACCCTCCTGCACGGAAAGTACGACGGCGACCCCTCCGGTGCGCTTTTCTTCCCCGCCGCCGTGCTCACCGACCTGCCCGCCGGTGACCCCGCTGTCACCGAGGAAATCTTCGGCCCCGTGGTGGCGGTCCTGGAAGTCCCCGACTACGAGGCCGGCCTGGCCGCAATCAACGATTCGCGCTACGGACTCACCGCCGGCATCTGCACCGATTCCCTGGCCCTGGCCACCGATTTCGCTGCCCGCGCCCAGGCCGGCGTGGTGAAGGTGAACAGGCCCACCGCCGGGCTGGACCTGAACGTGCCTTTCGGCGGCGTGAAGGACTCGTCAACGAACACGTTCCGCGAGCAGGGCCGGTCCGCGCTGGACTTCTTCACGTGGGGCAAGACGGTCTACACCGGGATCTGA